The DNA window GAACGCCTAGCCCGCTACAACGACCCCCGTCCAAGTCTCAACTACTACAATCTGTTTGTAGAAGGACAGGTGGGGGGGCGCATAGGCGGCCACACCGTGGCGTTGTACTACGGAACCGGCGACGCCGAAGAAAACGGCGACGTTAGCAACTACAACCGCGCGCACGACAGCTTCGGCGAGCGGGAATACAATGTCATCACGACGACGGGGCTTGGGAGCTACAATTTCGCGCGGTTCGGCTCCTACGAGCGGCCGACGACGCGAACCGAGGTGGGGGTGACGTACGCAGTCGACGGGAACCACGTCCAATTTACTGGGGAACTGGTCGGGGGACGCAGTGAATCCGAGTTCATTCGGACGGTCAGTGATACCCGCGAGACACCGGGAACCTATCGGGAAGAGACCGTGCGGGGGACTGCTTTCCTGACCGTCTCCCAGCCGGGATACCGCCTGCAGGTGCGAAGCGAAACCCAGTACAAGGACGGGCACGACCGGAATGAGGTCTTTGCGGGGGCGAATTACTTCCGTACCGGATGGCGTCAGAACCTTGATCTGTTTGTCCACTCTCAGGCGGAGCCCCTGACGCTCCAGGCCACCCTGGACTACAACCGCCAATCCGTCACTGACCGCAACGCCTCCCATCACTACGAATACGCCTGGCTGGCGCCGGGCCTGTCGGCACAGTACTCGTGGACGACGGGCCCGCGGCGATACACCCTCATCCCCGGGGCGTCCTACCGGATGCCGCTTTCGCAGTCCGCCCGCGTACCACGGAAGAACCGAAATCTGTACACCAAGTATGTTCTCGCTCCGGATTACTACAGGCAC is part of the Salinibacter ruber DSM 13855 genome and encodes:
- a CDS encoding DUF6850 family outer membrane beta-barrel protein encodes the protein MSTSTWLSLRHGAELPIRSLLADTTYSASVLQATNTQGPLRTYQDPESARVGSLTSYGLTSYKGLRLEGRFQYRKERQNGIGWKLGRNVSRRPYYFANIKPGDWDNDRYEVNLTGGTTFFGDHLLVAGGADYQVERLARYNDPRPSLNYYNLFVEGQVGGRIGGHTVALYYGTGDAEENGDVSNYNRAHDSFGEREYNVITTTGLGSYNFARFGSYERPTTRTEVGVTYAVDGNHVQFTGELVGGRSESEFIRTVSDTRETPGTYREETVRGTAFLTVSQPGYRLQVRSETQYKDGHDRNEVFAGANYFRTGWRQNLDLFVHSQAEPLTLQATLDYNRQSVTDRNASHHYEYAWLAPGLSAQYSWTTGPRRYTLIPGASYRMPLSQSARVPRKNRNLYTKYVLAPDYYRHTARVVRLRGGVQLLQQFEKLSVGLLVEYRRRMAVEDGVVLGIPEFLPGETRNTISMTLQFFH